In Streptomyces erythrochromogenes, the DNA window GAGAAGGGCCCGATCGGGCGGAGCGCGCAGAGCCTGTACGTCGCGCCGCGCTGAAACGGTGCCCGGGGCCAACCCCGTTGCGGTGCGGCGGAGTCGGTGTGGCAGCCTCGTGTGGATGGACGCACTGAGGGGGACCGACCCGGCCCGTATCGGGGAGCACACGCTGCTGGCCAGGCTCGGGGCCGGGGGCATGGGGCAGGTGTACCTCGGGCGTTCGCCCGGCGGGCGGCTGGTCGCGGTCAAGGTGATCCGGGACGAGATCACCGGGCACCCGGAGGCGCTGGCACGGTTCCGGCGGGAGGCCGAGACGGTGCGGGCGGTCAGGTCGGCCTACACGGCGAACCTGATCGACGCCTCGCTCGCGTCCGCGCCGTACTGGCTGGCCACGGAGTACGTGGCCGGGCCCACGCTGGCCCGGGCGGTCGCGGCCCGCGGGGCCCTGCCGGTGGGCACCTGCCTGCGGCTGTTCGCGGCCCTTGCGGAGGGGCTGGCGAGCGTCCACGCGTACGGGGTGACGCACCGGGACCTGAAGCCGCAGAACGTCATCCTGGGCGTGCAGGGCCCGCAGCTGATCGACTTCGGCATCGCCAAGGGGGTCGGGGCCACCGCGCTCACCCAGGACGGGCAGGCCCCGGGCACGCCCGGGTTCACGGCGCCGGAGGTGCTCGTCGGCGGTGGGACCGGGGACGGCGGGGCGGACGTCTTCGCCCTGGGCGCGACGATGGCCTACGCGGCGACCGGGCGCCCGCCGTACGGGACGGGCGACGCGGCGACGGTGAGCTACCGGGCCGTGCACGAGCCGGTGGACGTGGCCGGGGTGGAGCCGGGCCTGGCGGCACTGATCGGGGCCTGCGTGGCGAAGGACCCGGCGGCGCGGCCCGGCCTGCCGGAGGTCATCGCCCGGTGCGGGGTGCGGGACGCGCTGGTGGACGATCCGGTGTACCTCGGCTTCGGCGAGCTGGGCGAGGCCGTACCGGTGCACGAGATGCGGACGCAGGGGCCGGGTCTCCCGTACGGCTACACGCCGACCGACCACGCGGCCCCGGCCGCGGCCGCGGCCCCGGCGGGGCGTGGGCGGGCGGGCGTGTGGGTGGCGGCCGTGGCGGTGGCCGCGGCCCTGTCGCTGGCCGCCTGGAAGCTGGTCCCGTTGGGCGGGGAGGACGGTGAGGCGGGCCGGGGCGAGGACACCTCGGCGGGTGCCGCGGGCACCCCCGCCAGGATCCCGGGCGCGGGGGGCGTCGGCGCCGCGCCTTCCGCGTCCGGGGGCGCCGCCGTCAAGCCGCCGGCCGAGTACATCGAGGGCAACCGGATCTCGCGCTACTTCTGGCTGCCTTCCACCGACCCGGAGCGCGCGGCGCACGGCACCGGCGCGTGCAACCTGGGGCCGGAGCAGAAGCCGCCGGGTGCGGACTTCCAGGCGGGCGCCGAGGTCTCGGGCAAGTCCGTGAAGATCAGCATGCGGGTCAAGTACGCCGAGAGCAGCCCGACCAAACCCGATCCGTACTACGTGTCGGTGGCGGTCAGGGCCCCGCACGACCTCGACCCGCAGACCGGACAGCCGTTCCCGATGGACAACCGGGCCGTGGGCTTCACCAGCAAGCCCGTCGACGTCTACGGCAAGTGGAAGACGGGCGAGTACCTGACGCTCACGTATCCGGACGACTTCGCGGAGCACGTGAACGGCAAGACGTACCCCGGCGTGCCCCTGGCCAATGACCCGGGGGACTGGACGCTGGTCTTCTACCACGTCGAGGATGACCCTACGAAGTACGCGAGCATCCACTGCACGGGTTTCCGAGTGAAGTAAGTGGAGTAGCGGATCCGGCGACACGGGCGATTCGCACGTGAAAGCGACGGGCATGGGGGAGGGTTGACGGGTGCGCAGATTCTGGATGGCCGGCGGGATCGGGATCGGGCTGTGTCTGACCTTCGTGGCGCTCCTCGTGGTGGGGACCTACTCGGCGGCGGCGGGGCTCGTGGGATCGGGTGCCGGCGGCCGTGCCGTGGGCCTGACGAAGGGGGCCGTGCCCGCGAAGTACCAGGCCCTGGTGGAGAAGTGGGGCAACCTCTGCCCGGCCATCAGTCCGCCGCTGCTCGCCGCGCAGCTGTACTCCGAGAGCGGCTGGAACCCGAGCGCCGTCAGCCCGGCGGACGCGCGGGGCATCGCGCAGTTCATCCCGGGCACCTGGGCGGGCCACGGCATCGACGGGGACGGGGACGGGGACCGGGACATCTGGGACCCGAACGACGCGATCCCCTCGGCCGCTTCGTACGACTGCGAGCTGGCCCAGGACGTGCGGAGCGTGCCGGGTGACGCGACGTCGAACATGCTGGCCGCCTACAACGCCGGCGCCTACGCGGTCATCAAGTACGGGGGAGTGCCGCCGTACAAGGAGACCCAGGGGTACGTGAAGGCCATCACCACCCTGGCCAAGAGCTTCGCGCGGCCCGTGGGCCGGGTGGCGCCCTCGCAACAGGCCGCCGGGGCGATCTACTTCGCGCAGAAGCAGCTGGGCACGCCGTACCTGTGGGGCGGCAACGGTACGCCCGACCAGGGCGGGCGGTTCGACTGCTCGGGGCTGACCAAGGCCGCGTACGAGACGGTCGGGATCGAGCTGCCGCGTGTGGCCAACGACCAGTACAACGCCGGCCCGCACCCCTCGCGCGACGAACTCCTCCCCGGGGACCTGGTGTTCTTCTCCGATGATCTGACGAACTCCCGGGAGATCCGGCACGTCGGGCTCTACGTGGGCGGCGGATACATGATCAACGCCCCGTTCACCGGAGCGGTCATCCGCTTCGACAAGATCGACACTCCCGACTACTTCGGAGCGACCCGCGTGACGAAGGACGGGGCGGAATCCCTTCCGGTCCGGTCCGGCACCGGCCGGCCGTCCTAGCAACTCTCCGTAATGCAAAGGCCGTGAGCTGCGACGACCAGTCACTCTTCGATAACGTTGCCGTGATCATTCGGTGGAGAGTGGAACCCGGTCGTCAGAACGGGCGTTCCATGAACGCGGGGGTTGATCAAGTGGGTGTCGAAGGGGCGCGCACCCGGGTGCGCCCGCAGGGGAACCACGGCAAGAGCAAGGGGCCGCGTCACCATGGCTGGACTCACAACAGGTGGGCCGAACGTGGATGTCAGCCTGCTGTACGAGGTCAACGGAGCGGCCCGGCGGGCCCCCGCGTGGCTGGACAGCGCCGTGAGCCTGGCCGGTGAGTACGGGATCCTGCTGGCCCTGGTGCTGCTGGTCCTGTGGTGCTGGCGCGGCGCCCGCCGACAGGACGAGTCCGCCGCCGCCGAATCCTTCACCGCGCTGGTGTGGGCCCCCCTCGCCGCCGGCCTGGCCCTGCTCGTGAACGTTCCGCTGCGTGAACTCGTCGGCCGGCAGCGACCGTTCCGCCAGCACGAGGGGCTGCAGGTCCTCGACCCCGGCTGGGGCGCGGGACTGGGGAACACCGAGTTCTCGTTCGTCAGCGGCCACACCACCGTCGCGATGGCCCTGGGCGTGGGCCTGTTCGTGGCCAACCGCAAGCTCGGGACCCTGGGGATCGGGCTGGCCCTCGTCGAGGGCCTCTGCCGCGTCTACATGGGTGTGAACTACCCGACCGACGTGATCGGCGGGCTCGCGCTCGGCACGGCCGTGGTCCTCGTGCTCGCTCCGCTCGCGCTGGCCCTGCTGAACCCGGTGGTCCGGGCGGTGGCCGGCTCCCGGCGCTTCGGACGGCTCGTACGGGCCGGTGACCGGGCGCGGCCCCTGCCGGTCGACCTCGCGCAGCCCCGGACCCCGCCCGCGGGCCGGTGCCCGCAGGACAAGGACCTCGCCGCCTGACGAAGGCCCGGCCGGACGCGGCCGGAGGCTCGGCCCGTCAGCCCGTCCCGTACGAATCCCATACGGCGAGCAGCGCGGCCGTCAGCAGGCACAGCGCGGCCACCCCGAAGCACACCCGGACCGCCCGCGGCCGGGGCCGGGGCGTCACTGGTCACCCGCGTCGGTGTCGCCCTCGCGGCGGTAGCGGGAGCGCAGCCAGAGCCCGGTGGCCAGGGCGGCGGCGGAGGTGAGCCCGACGGCCAGGGCCACGTCGGCCGGGCTGTCCGCCGAGCCCACGGGTCTGGCCCACGCCGCGGCGGCCGGGGCGAACGCGAGGAGCAGGGCCCAGAGAAGGGCCGCGAGGCGGGCTGCGGAACCTGGCATGAGTCAAGGGCATCCGCTGCGGCGCGCCCCGGCCAGCCGGGCCGTCCGAACGGGCGAGAGCCGTCAGGCGGTGTCCGTGGCCTCGTGGGCGGCGGCGTCCTTGCGGGCCAGGTCGCGGGAGCGGCGGGCCGGCCCCTTCCAGCCGCAGGAGCAGACGGCCAGGCAGAACGATCCGCGGTCGGCGGTGGAGGTGGTGTGGACGGTCGGAGTCCGGGGCTGCGACTGCGGCCACGGGGGCGGTACGGAGTCGAGCGCAGGGACCGGTGTCGCGTCGATGTGCGGTTCCACTTCTCCACGGTACCCGGGGCGGGCGGGGGCGGGGGAGGGCGCCCCCGTGACGGGAGACCCGG includes these proteins:
- a CDS encoding serine/threonine-protein kinase; the protein is MDALRGTDPARIGEHTLLARLGAGGMGQVYLGRSPGGRLVAVKVIRDEITGHPEALARFRREAETVRAVRSAYTANLIDASLASAPYWLATEYVAGPTLARAVAARGALPVGTCLRLFAALAEGLASVHAYGVTHRDLKPQNVILGVQGPQLIDFGIAKGVGATALTQDGQAPGTPGFTAPEVLVGGGTGDGGADVFALGATMAYAATGRPPYGTGDAATVSYRAVHEPVDVAGVEPGLAALIGACVAKDPAARPGLPEVIARCGVRDALVDDPVYLGFGELGEAVPVHEMRTQGPGLPYGYTPTDHAAPAAAAAPAGRGRAGVWVAAVAVAAALSLAAWKLVPLGGEDGEAGRGEDTSAGAAGTPARIPGAGGVGAAPSASGGAAVKPPAEYIEGNRISRYFWLPSTDPERAAHGTGACNLGPEQKPPGADFQAGAEVSGKSVKISMRVKYAESSPTKPDPYYVSVAVRAPHDLDPQTGQPFPMDNRAVGFTSKPVDVYGKWKTGEYLTLTYPDDFAEHVNGKTYPGVPLANDPGDWTLVFYHVEDDPTKYASIHCTGFRVK
- a CDS encoding phosphatase PAP2 family protein, which produces MAGLTTGGPNVDVSLLYEVNGAARRAPAWLDSAVSLAGEYGILLALVLLVLWCWRGARRQDESAAAESFTALVWAPLAAGLALLVNVPLRELVGRQRPFRQHEGLQVLDPGWGAGLGNTEFSFVSGHTTVAMALGVGLFVANRKLGTLGIGLALVEGLCRVYMGVNYPTDVIGGLALGTAVVLVLAPLALALLNPVVRAVAGSRRFGRLVRAGDRARPLPVDLAQPRTPPAGRCPQDKDLAA
- a CDS encoding C40 family peptidase — encoded protein: MAGGIGIGLCLTFVALLVVGTYSAAAGLVGSGAGGRAVGLTKGAVPAKYQALVEKWGNLCPAISPPLLAAQLYSESGWNPSAVSPADARGIAQFIPGTWAGHGIDGDGDGDRDIWDPNDAIPSAASYDCELAQDVRSVPGDATSNMLAAYNAGAYAVIKYGGVPPYKETQGYVKAITTLAKSFARPVGRVAPSQQAAGAIYFAQKQLGTPYLWGGNGTPDQGGRFDCSGLTKAAYETVGIELPRVANDQYNAGPHPSRDELLPGDLVFFSDDLTNSREIRHVGLYVGGGYMINAPFTGAVIRFDKIDTPDYFGATRVTKDGAESLPVRSGTGRPS